The genome window ATTCTGGCATCTGCAACGGAAAGTTTAAATTGATGATCGGTCTCCAATAAAATGGCAAATATCTTTTCCAGTGAATTAAGCGTACATGAGGTTGCTAATGATAAGAATTCCTTCCTCTGGTTATAATAGATATCCTCAAGATGCTTAGAGATGATTTCGCTATCGGAAATATGAGCTTTTTTCAATAACAAAATATGCCAGATGTTGTTATAGAACTTATTAAATTGGAAAAATATCTGTAAGAAATCCCAGTTAGCGTTAAGCATTTTTTCCATTGCTTCAATTGCTTGCATTGTTTGTTTTCTGCCTAAGGCACGATAAAAATCAATCAGGGTTCCTTTGCGGGTTGTTCCCAAACTTTTCATAACATCCGTATCGGTGATTGTTTTTTTATCCGAAGTTAGGATGTCCAATTTATTAAGCTCATTGGCTGCATTATAATAATCCAGTTCCACTCGATTGAGGAATTCTTCAATGGCTTTATAGGTCATAGTTTTATTCATTTCTTTCAGAGTGTTGTCCAGCCAGGAACGAATCGCAGAGCCAAAACGAGGCGGTTCACAATTAATTACCTTTGTCTGAGATTTAATTTTCTTCCAGATATCATCTTTAAGCTCAATCTTTTCTACTACAATAGCCAGACATTGAATTTCGGATGGTTCAGCTAAATAGCTAAGCAGTATCTTTTGTCCTTTTTCATTCATCTGATCGGCATTTCGGATAATAACAAGTTTAGCGGAAGAGAAGATGGAATAGGTATCCAATAAATCAGCTAATTCAGCACTTTTCACTTCATCGCCATAGATAATAAATACATCTACATTGTCTTTCTTTTTCAGGGTCGCTTTTAAGATATCAAGAATTCTATCCACAAGATAGGAATCTGCGCCAATAAGTAGATAGGAAGAACCCAAATGCACACTGGCAGAAGTAAAATCAAGAGCTAAAAGGGGTGATTCCATTAAAATCCCATTGCGATCATACAAATAGAGATTAAACCTGCCACCCAGCAATATATGCCAAAGTATTTTAGCCGGCTCATTTCAATTAAACGGATTAAAAACGCAATAACTAAATAACCAACCAGAAAAGAGCTAATGAAACCAGCAAAATAATTTACGGCAAGCGCTGAATTAAGCGTAACCAGTTCTTTATAGGCAGAAAGATTACCTGCCAAAATTGCCGGTATGCTTAATAAAAAAGAATACTGAGCCGCATCTTTGCGTTTCATTCCCGTTGCTAACGCATAGGCAATGGTAGTTCCGGATCGAGATATTCCAGGGATAATGGCAATCCCCTGTCCCAACCCAATAATAATTGCCTTGAAAAAGCCCAAGTTGGAGGATGGGATACCTTTATCCTTAAAATAATCGGAAAGAAAAACAATGCTGCCCGTTAATAGTAAGAAGAATGCCACCAGCATCGGTAAAGCAAAAGCAAGTTCAAAATAGTCACCACAAATAAGATAGACAGCTCCCGTCGCCAGAGTGGATATTAACAGATAATAGACCAAAGTTCTGTTTTTACGATGCTGTTCGCGATTTACCGTATTACCCCAGCAAAAAAGTGACTTAAAAAGCTCCCAAAGGGTCTTACGGAAATAAATAAGAACCGCTAACAAAGTTCCTAAATGTAAGAAGAGCTCAAAACCAATGTCACTGCTATCTCCTATGCCAAAGAAATGTTGAAATAATACCAAATGCCCTGAACTGCTGACCGGTATGAATTCCGTAAGACCTTGTAAAATGCCCAGAAGAATTGACAGGATAAAACTCATTACTAACCTCTATAGTATTTCCGGAACATTGAATTTATCAATTTCCGTGATAGGAACCAAAGTAAAACCTGCGGCTTTAAGTCGGTTTATTATTTTTTTTATGTATTGCAGCTTATCATAATTATGACAGTGTGTGATGGCTATTACATTATCATTCAGATTAGAAAGCTCAATAATCTGATTCAACTTTGCGTCCATAGTAGATTGGCTGATATTGGGAGAATCCAGAAAGAGATCATTCCGATAACTCTTTAAATGTTGTTTCCTTGCTACTGAATAAGCAACTGAAACATTCGTAGTTCGGCTATCCAAAAAGAAGAGATTATGCTTTTTAAGGGTTTCCATAACTGTGCTCATAACATCTTCATCTGTAGTAGCCAAACTGCCCATATGATTATTTACTCCTGCACAATAAGGAAGTTGGTCAATAAAACGATTTAGGATCTTTTCAATCTGCCGATCATCATATTGAACTAAGATAGCATTATCTCCGGGATTTACTTCCGGGTATCCGATTGGTTCCATAGGAATGTGAATTATAGTAGTTCTTCCCTGCTTTTTTGCTCTTTCCATAGTAAGCACACTGTATTTCTCATCAGGAAAAATGGCAAAACAAATTTCTTTATCCAGAGATAGAAAACCTTCCAGCAGGTCTCCTCCAATAATGCCAAAATCATCAATTACCAGAGTAATAGTCCTATTTTTCTGTTTCTTTTGATATAAATCGGAATCATAATATATGTTTATCTGATACTGTTTGGGTGCTTCGGAGAAATTAAATAGTAAGGTCTGCTTTCCAGGATTGTCTGTCCCTCGGATAAATTTTCCACCTCCTCTTTCCAATTCTCCTTTAAATATCATATTTGCATAAACCAGATCCATAACGGATTTATCAATGGGGACATTATAAACGATGATATCATTGGTTTTATTTTTTCGGTAGTAACTTGCTGGAATACCGAGTTTATTTATGGTGGAGCCAATTACTGCTTCCGGACTATTATTCTTGGCAGTTGGTTCTTGTTTTGTAAGTTCTTTCACTTTTGATATTGTATTTGTTTTATTGATTTTCTTATCTGCAAAATGCTGCTTTTTCTCTTTATGCTTCATTGTATTGGGTGTTCCTGCACTATCAGCTTCGGTAGTTTCTCCGGTCTGATTATGATTAGTGACAGGTTCCTTCGTTATCCACCAAATAAGGACACAACAAATAAAGCCGATTAAAATTAAAATTCCAGGTCCCTTGTTCGTTTTGCGTCTTTTTATCTTGCGCAGTTTCTTTTTATGCGTTTTGGGCATAATTAGACCTCAATATATGAGAAAAAGGTAAAAAGTAGTTAAGTAGAAAACTTAATAATTGAATAATCGGGTAGAAACACAGATTGGATACTAAGAAGGCACCGACCAGAACCAGAAAATTGGAAAATATGTCTTGTAATGCCATAAAAGGATATAGCTGAAATTGAAAACTGAACCCAATCTGATTGCCGATTATATTTATAAAAGGTATTAAGGCATATTGTAAAACGATTTCATAGATGCGAACGGCAAAGAAAACCATCAAAATAACTACTATTGCATAGCTCAGTAACGTTAACCGGTTTTTTCTCGCCCAGATAAGAAATGACTTAAGAGCATATTTATAGCTATATTGCTTCTGATAGAATGGTGTTAAAACAACATTTGACATATAATGATATAATATTAGGATACAAGTATATATCTTTAACAGCAGATACAAACCAGATTTAATGGTTCCTTTGATACCATAAAAATATGCTATGAAATTGGATAATGCGTAGATAATTAAACCAATCAAAACTAAAGCCATCACGCTTACATTCAGCTGAATAAGCAATTCCAGATATTCATCGGAAGAGCAAGAATATAGTAACTTCAGCTTAATCAGCATATAAAGCACAAAAGCAAAAATGATCAAAAAGCTTAGCAAAGGCAAATAATGAATGCGAAAACTGAGCAAACTGGTAGCTGAGGATACTAAGCTTTTACTATCTATCCAGTATAAAAGAGTGATTGGCGCTATG of Candidatus Cloacimonas sp. contains these proteins:
- the holA gene encoding DNA polymerase III subunit delta, encoding MESPLLALDFTSASVHLGSSYLLIGADSYLVDRILDILKATLKKKDNVDVFIIYGDEVKSAELADLLDTYSIFSSAKLVIIRNADQMNEKGQKILLSYLAEPSEIQCLAIVVEKIELKDDIWKKIKSQTKVINCEPPRFGSAIRSWLDNTLKEMNKTMTYKAIEEFLNRVELDYYNAANELNKLDILTSDKKTITDTDVMKSLGTTRKGTLIDFYRALGRKQTMQAIEAMEKMLNANWDFLQIFFQFNKFYNNIWHILLLKKAHISDSEIISKHLEDIYYNQRKEFLSLATSCTLNSLEKIFAILLETDHQFKLSVADARILLTTCLIKVLEA
- a CDS encoding undecaprenyl-diphosphate phosphatase, with the protein product MSFILSILLGILQGLTEFIPVSSSGHLVLFQHFFGIGDSSDIGFELFLHLGTLLAVLIYFRKTLWELFKSLFCWGNTVNREQHRKNRTLVYYLLISTLATGAVYLICGDYFELAFALPMLVAFFLLLTGSIVFLSDYFKDKGIPSSNLGFFKAIIIGLGQGIAIIPGISRSGTTIAYALATGMKRKDAAQYSFLLSIPAILAGNLSAYKELVTLNSALAVNYFAGFISSFLVGYLVIAFLIRLIEMSRLKYFGIYCWVAGLISICMIAMGF
- a CDS encoding divergent polysaccharide deacetylase family protein codes for the protein MPKTHKKKLRKIKRRKTNKGPGILILIGFICCVLIWWITKEPVTNHNQTGETTEADSAGTPNTMKHKEKKQHFADKKINKTNTISKVKELTKQEPTAKNNSPEAVIGSTINKLGIPASYYRKNKTNDIIVYNVPIDKSVMDLVYANMIFKGELERGGGKFIRGTDNPGKQTLLFNFSEAPKQYQINIYYDSDLYQKKQKNRTITLVIDDFGIIGGDLLEGFLSLDKEICFAIFPDEKYSVLTMERAKKQGRTTIIHIPMEPIGYPEVNPGDNAILVQYDDRQIEKILNRFIDQLPYCAGVNNHMGSLATTDEDVMSTVMETLKKHNLFFLDSRTTNVSVAYSVARKQHLKSYRNDLFLDSPNISQSTMDAKLNQIIELSNLNDNVIAITHCHNYDKLQYIKKIINRLKAAGFTLVPITEIDKFNVPEIL